In Fusobacterium perfoetens, the following are encoded in one genomic region:
- a CDS encoding GNAT family acetyltransferase, with the protein MKDLKNAENLYEYILKLSTYDINKMVENAKSDDEKKLYLKLEEWKTQLLQQKLITKGVF; encoded by the coding sequence ATGAAAGATTTAAAAAATGCAGAAAATTTATATGAGTATATTTTAAAATTATCAACTTACGATATAAATAAAATGGTAGAAAATGCCAAATCTGATGATGAAAAGAAACTTTATTTAAAATTAGAAGAATGGAAAACTCAATTACTTCAACAAAAATTAATAACAAAAGGAGTATTTTAA
- the wzy gene encoding O-antigen polysaccharide polymerase Wzy produces MKNKIKIINLIKINFILICLLFIEFFYLYNNENSYNLFFRKFLDFQFLSILGFSLLCGTILISFFQPYNIFLGTFFIFLGGRFLLDLFNLRDVMSMDRFINFSLKGIEQIELFKVIIFAILFINLGFLVGNFLCSRTMKIKEYKISNIDFVLRKIYIVFFEIFFFLSSYKKIILYNFIEKKGYLALYREKITYPFFTKGSGTFSEISYILFLLTKPSKKIFLIISFQYLFIGFLEALSGSRGRFIIRILVVITYYFTEYEKKINYLLISGITMFVITFSQYINQFRSGLSFNLNKLFFSFFNQQGVSINVLGTIIKFKNELKDVIQFSILSFTTEEGNTILNGQSGVLSHSLSYFLSPQRYLNGEGIGGSFLGEVIALDSKIIFIILMFMLGFIIGILFLNRKKSELNMGGYLIILPHIYYMSRDSYFPNIKYLSFYFLFIIIHYLIHKKLENKFEKRSFN; encoded by the coding sequence ATGAAAAATAAAATAAAAATTATAAATTTAATAAAAATCAATTTTATTTTAATATGTTTGCTTTTTATAGAATTTTTTTATCTATATAATAATGAAAACTCATATAATTTATTTTTTAGAAAGTTTTTAGATTTTCAGTTCTTGTCTATTTTAGGTTTTTCTTTATTATGTGGAACTATTTTAATTTCTTTTTTTCAACCGTATAATATATTCTTAGGAACTTTCTTTATTTTTTTGGGTGGAAGATTTCTTCTTGATTTATTTAACTTAAGAGATGTTATGTCAATGGATAGATTTATTAATTTTTCTTTAAAAGGAATAGAACAAATAGAATTATTTAAAGTTATTATTTTCGCTATTCTTTTTATTAATTTAGGTTTTCTTGTAGGAAACTTTTTGTGCAGCAGAACTATGAAAATAAAAGAATATAAAATTTCAAATATAGATTTTGTATTAAGAAAGATTTATATTGTCTTTTTTGAAATATTTTTCTTCTTGAGTTCGTATAAAAAAATTATTCTATATAATTTTATAGAAAAAAAAGGATACTTAGCTCTTTATAGAGAAAAAATTACTTATCCTTTTTTTACTAAAGGAAGTGGTACTTTTTCTGAAATAAGTTATATCCTTTTTTTATTGACTAAACCTTCAAAAAAAATTTTTTTAATAATATCTTTTCAGTATTTATTTATTGGATTTTTAGAAGCTCTATCTGGTAGTAGAGGAAGATTTATAATTAGAATTTTAGTTGTTATAACTTATTATTTTACTGAATATGAGAAGAAGATTAATTATTTATTAATTAGTGGGATTACAATGTTTGTTATTACTTTCTCTCAATATATAAATCAATTTAGAAGTGGTTTAAGTTTTAATTTAAACAAATTATTTTTTTCCTTTTTTAATCAACAAGGAGTAAGTATAAATGTTTTAGGAACAATTATAAAATTTAAAAACGAATTAAAAGATGTTATACAATTTAGTATACTAAGCTTTACTACTGAAGAAGGTAATACAATTTTAAATGGACAAAGTGGAGTTTTATCTCATAGTTTAAGTTATTTTTTATCTCCTCAAAGATATTTAAATGGAGAAGGAATAGGAGGTAGTTTTTTAGGGGAAGTTATTGCTTTAGATTCAAAAATAATATTTATTATTTTAATGTTTATGTTAGGTTTTATTATTGGAATTTTATTTTTAAATAGAAAAAAAAGTGAATTGAATATGGGGGGTTATTTAATAATTTTGCCACATATTTATTATATGAGTAGAGATTCTTATTTTCCAAACATTAAATATTTATCTTTCTATTTTTTATTTATAATAATTCATTATTTAATACACAAGAAATTGGAGAATAAATTTGAAAAAAGAAGTTTTAATTAA
- a CDS encoding lipopolysaccharide biosynthesis protein, which yields MKKEVLINFILTVLSNAVLFIQNRYFVQYMGLETLGIMKLFTQLLAYLNIIEMGLGSASAFALYKPLAEKDYKNISIVINTIDNIYNKIAVLLIILGALCIPIIPFFTKVSNFSNEIYFYWVLYVLNTVSTYLFIKYVILFTANQEFLYVRSVQSISKSLFQLLQIICIIKYHSFFIYIILLILDNLVQWVFFRFHYKKKYSFIIKTKEKFNGIKNDIKNLFWHKIGGLVVFNTDLILISKFTSLEIVGIYASYQMIVQTLKTIIDILTNVLSPKIGNFIAKHNKIEIYESLKKFNIFYCFIATVFTYCMYVLINSFVNLWLVETILLSNFTIELICFNLWVNLFRGILDKFKEGAGFFDDIKSPILESVINLVVSIILGLKLGLDGVIIGTIVSNITVILIYKPILVFERCFNKDWKEYIKVYGNYLILVIISLISLNFITKPFIQENITSWLSWIVYAVKISSISLIAITLIFLLNKNFRNLLKENIKIKKEHNKKVN from the coding sequence TTGAAAAAAGAAGTTTTAATTAATTTTATATTAACAGTTTTGTCTAATGCTGTTTTATTTATTCAAAATAGATATTTTGTACAATATATGGGACTAGAAACTTTAGGTATAATGAAGCTTTTTACTCAACTTTTAGCATACCTTAATATTATAGAAATGGGTCTTGGAAGTGCTTCTGCTTTTGCTCTTTATAAGCCTTTAGCAGAAAAAGATTATAAAAATATAAGTATTGTAATTAACACGATCGATAATATTTATAATAAAATAGCTGTTTTACTAATAATATTGGGAGCTTTATGTATTCCTATAATACCATTTTTTACGAAAGTATCAAATTTTTCTAATGAAATTTATTTCTATTGGGTTTTATATGTTTTGAATACAGTTTCAACTTATTTATTTATAAAATATGTTATTTTATTTACAGCTAACCAAGAATTTTTATATGTTAGAAGTGTGCAATCAATTTCAAAGTCTTTATTTCAACTATTACAGATAATTTGTATTATAAAATATCATTCTTTTTTTATTTACATTATTTTATTAATTTTGGACAATTTAGTTCAATGGGTATTCTTTAGATTTCATTATAAGAAAAAATATTCATTTATAATAAAAACAAAAGAAAAATTTAACGGAATAAAAAATGATATTAAAAATTTATTTTGGCATAAAATAGGAGGACTAGTAGTTTTTAATACTGATTTAATTCTTATATCGAAATTTACTTCCTTAGAAATAGTTGGGATTTATGCTAGTTATCAAATGATAGTTCAAACTCTAAAAACTATAATAGATATTTTAACAAATGTTCTTTCTCCAAAGATAGGAAATTTTATAGCTAAGCACAATAAAATAGAAATTTATGAAAGTTTAAAAAAATTTAATATTTTTTACTGTTTTATTGCAACTGTTTTCACATATTGTATGTATGTTTTGATTAATAGTTTTGTTAATCTTTGGTTAGTTGAAACAATACTTTTAAGTAATTTTACTATAGAGTTGATTTGCTTTAATCTTTGGGTTAATTTATTTAGAGGAATTTTAGATAAATTTAAAGAAGGAGCGGGTTTTTTTGATGATATAAAATCCCCTATTTTAGAAAGTGTGATAAATTTAGTTGTATCAATTATACTTGGATTAAAATTGGGACTAGATGGAGTAATAATTGGAACTATTGTTTCAAACATCACAGTTATACTAATTTATAAACCTATTTTAGTGTTTGAAAGATGTTTTAATAAAGACTGGAAAGAATATATTAAAGTTTATGGGAATTATTTAATTCTTGTGATTATTTCTTTAATAAGTCTTAATTTTATAACAAAACCGTTTATTCAAGAAAATATTACTTCTTGGTTATCTTGGATAGTCTATGCTGTAAAAATATCAAGTATTTCTTTAATAGCTATAACTTTAATTTTCTTATTAAATAAGAATTTTAGAAATTTATTAAAAGAAAATATTAAAATAAAGAAAGAACATAATAAAAAAGTTAATTAA
- a CDS encoding YegP family protein: MEDKWEFYRDTKGEWRWRRTAPNGRIVGSSSQGYSNKVDCIANAKRNGYQK; encoded by the coding sequence ATGGAAGATAAATGGGAGTTTTATCGTGATACCAAAGGAGAGTGGCGTTGGAGAAGAACTGCACCTAATGGAAGGATTGTTGGCTCTTCTTCTCAAGGGTATTCTAATAAAGTAGATTGTATCGCAAATGCAAAAAGAAATGGCTATCAAAAATAA
- a CDS encoding FRG domain-containing protein — protein MKEISLEILKKNLYLDEEQEKYNLEYTKYRKENPDLSKEILLKGNRKDILSEFFNQGNINGHIIPYPHGKVIRYGMKNYYFRGENALYKKSNSSLNRVLNQNNCDNIELEKFKSSLKVIHFSKELDKLKQVQEWSIFGDVFGYAIAQHYGLATNLIDITDRLAVALFFATCIYDKKSEKYRPLCEEDIKKEPYGYLYIKKNIDFLELDKLKIYPIGYQPFTRCYKQKGYFIVDPLDKNYDIQNEGFEKLKFKHSVEFSKEIFSKFKSGDELFNYDNSKIIKNLLKRIDNSKEFSIKDFKEAFENYKEGLSGNLSEEEIKNLLFENKINLVDEKNFLSKDEIENLDKKWNLENLLKEEELFVGSSKIIFR, from the coding sequence ATGAAAGAAATAAGTTTGGAAATTTTAAAAAAAAATCTTTATTTGGATGAAGAGCAAGAAAAGTATAATTTAGAATACACTAAATATAGAAAAGAAAATCCAGATCTTTCAAAAGAAATTTTATTGAAAGGAAATAGAAAAGATATTTTATCTGAATTTTTTAATCAAGGAAATATAAATGGGCATATAATCCCATATCCTCATGGAAAGGTTATCAGATATGGAATGAAAAATTATTATTTTAGAGGTGAAAATGCTCTATATAAAAAAAGTAATTCTTCTCTTAATAGAGTGTTGAATCAAAATAATTGTGATAATATTGAGTTAGAAAAATTTAAAAGTTCTTTAAAAGTTATACACTTTTCTAAAGAATTAGATAAATTAAAGCAGGTACAAGAGTGGTCTATTTTTGGAGATGTATTTGGATATGCAATTGCTCAACACTATGGACTTGCTACTAATTTAATAGATATAACAGATAGGCTTGCTGTAGCATTATTTTTTGCAACATGTATTTACGATAAAAAATCAGAAAAATATAGACCTTTATGTGAGGAAGATATAAAGAAAGAACCTTATGGATATCTATATATAAAAAAAAATATTGACTTTTTGGAATTAGATAAACTAAAAATTTATCCAATAGGATATCAACCTTTTACACGTTGTTACAAGCAAAAAGGATATTTTATAGTTGATCCTTTAGATAAAAATTATGATATTCAAAATGAAGGGTTTGAAAAACTTAAATTTAAACATTCTGTTGAATTTTCAAAAGAAATTTTTTCAAAATTTAAAAGTGGTGACGAATTATTTAATTATGATAATTCCAAAATAATAAAAAATTTACTAAAAAGAATAGACAATTCAAAAGAATTTTCCATTAAAGATTTTAAAGAAGCTTTTGAAAACTACAAAGAAGGTTTATCTGGAAATTTATCTGAAGAAGAAATAAAAAATCTTTTATTTGAAAATAAAATTAACTTAGTGGATGAAAAAAATTTTCTTTCAAAAGATGAAATAGAAAATTTAGATAAAAAATGGAATTTAGAGAATTTATTAAAAGAAGAAGAACTATTTGTTGGGAGTTCAAAAATTATTTTCAGATAA